One genomic segment of Vespa velutina chromosome 10, iVesVel2.1, whole genome shotgun sequence includes these proteins:
- the LOC124952180 gene encoding homeotic protein female sterile-like isoform X6, which translates to MQQVDTISQNNSTSAPGKASATPAPPGKEPPPREEPTVEPVNGVVQPPVVPPPNRPGRVTNQLQFLQKGVLKPVWKHQFAWPFQQPVDAKKLNLPDYHKIIKQPMDLGTIKKRLENTYYWSGKECIQDFNTMFTNCYVYNKPGEDVVVMAQALEKLFLTKVAQMPKEEVELDPPVPKGPKGKKAGRVGGPVGGMAGTTGSTGRGRPSSVAAAVTSSVPNSLAPSATSAGTTGVIPMPPLGTQAPASVPGSTNTTTIAPPSSMGVTPMATHNSLPQQVVPPTGGYHAQPAMDPQTASAVPPPPQVPTAPTVMPPSQPAKLKKGVKRKADTTTPTANSFEPLYAPLDSKNAKIPARRESGRQIKKPTRQGEDGLVPFHQANMPLIGAMAQQPQHTGGKSKEKLSEALKSCNEILKELFSKKHSGYAWPFYKPVDAELLGLHDYHDIIKKPMDLGTVKNKMDSREYKTAQEFASDVRLIFTNCYKYNPPDHDVVAMARKLQDVFEMRYAKIPDEPMGGMSGMKGSSSSASSSGTESSSDSDDSEEERTQKLVALQQELKAMQEQMRKLVEESGKKKSKKKKPDKPKSKPMSNKSSSLVGSHTGAMKELMKPSGGIPSVSDSVGTSIASVAMGASDLKIPGGMGGDLHHPAIAVGPNKTHTTGSLGHHLPTATNAKSKGKGRGPGKATAANTANKRPKANSRSSGNKKKSINQPPPITFDSEDEDNAKPMSYDEKRQLSLDINKLPGDKLGRVVHIIQSREPSLRDSNPDEIEIDFETLKPSTLRELESYVASCLRKKPHKKVSGKSKDEQIAEKKQELEKRLQDVTGQLGNVKKTAKKEDSSKSVDVVGTGGASGPSRLSASSSSSSDSDSSSSSLSSSTSDSSDSEAGNSSSRPPRKKMKKNAQSAPPPTTSTTVAPALNHTGGLLMNSQPTANSTGPIVKAASVTQSSNIPADQGGNSQQPVAVAAVTASQGMPVASHASMPAQPPRPTALATAAPVKKPTPPPPTTSNPPTPSVSVPTPPPSVTPTNTNSVVASPVVPQAPQPPTSVNSYPNANTPVPTDGTTLNQQADLLQPYSTLASVPTTQTSLDQGLSIKKESHISMIPTLHTSNNTNLNLLPDVKNPVNMMPTNMASNLNLGNINMANLNMNLQQGLATHMSMHNQLENMINTTSPLTNIQNTHNVTMSQHSNGFPSIKRETSPPNMLNNNGIPGVNVGMNMGGMGSIFDPVPIVSMPMQISQIPIKKEEKQPLPISQPQIAQKAMDAGALFAEMNALGLPPMGNHSSSQLMPEKKMTPPDSKNPASNFASAFKNKTVEQNVKNASSWSSLAQASSPQSTAGSSMKSAARDSFQAFKKQAKEKQDRQRALLEQQEMRRQQKEQAERERLRQENEKRREREEEDALEKVRKNVGDQQGNAMTATTRAEEVKAIVDTDSSSPSHSSNQDKAAAERERQRLREQERRRREAMAGAIDMNMQSDLMAAFEESL; encoded by the exons CTCCACCAGGGAAAGAACCACCTCCTCGTGAAGAGCCAACAGTGGAACCTGTAAACGGTGTAGTGCAACCACCCGTTGTTCCACCTCCTAATCGTCCAGGGCGAGTTACAAATCAATTACAATTTTTGCAAAAAGGTGTATTGAAACCAGTATGGAAGCACCAATTTGCGTGGCCCTTTCAACAGCCTGTGGATGCAAAGAAACTCAATCTGCCA GATTATCACAAAATTATCAAGCAACCAATGGATTTGGGCACAATAAAAAAACGGTTGGAAAATACGTATTACTGGAGCGGCAAAGAATGTATCCAGGATTTCAATACGATGTTTACCAACTGTTACGTTTACAACAAGCCAGGAGAAGATGTTGTAGTTATGGCACAAGCACtcgaaaaattgtttcttacaaag GTTGCACAAATGCCAAAAGAAGAAGTGGAACTCGATCCTCCAGTTCCAAAAGGgccaaaagggaaaaaagctGGCAGAGTAGGAGGACCAGTTGGTGGAATGGCAGGAACAACTGGAAGTACAGGAAGAGGTCGTCCTTCCTCGGTAGCAGCGGCTGTTACATCCAGTGTACCAAATAGTTTGGCACCTTCGGCTACATCTGCGGGTACAACAGGTGTCATACCTATGCCTCCTCTTGGTACACAAGCACCTGCTTCTGTACCAGGCAGTACGAATACAACTACCATTGCTCCGCCATCGAGCATGGGTGTCACTCCAATGGCCACTCACAATTCTCTGCCTCAACAAGTCGTACCTCCAACGGGTGGTTACCATGCGCAGCCAGCGATGGATCCACAGACGGCTTCTGCTGTACCACCTCCACCTCAGGTTCCCACTGCTCCAACTGTAATGCCTCCATCTCAACCAGCCAAATTGAAAAAGGGAGTGAAGAGAAAGGCTGATACTACAACCCCTACAGCTAATTCATTTGAACCATTATATGCACCATTGGATTCTAAGAATGCTAAAATTCCTGCAAGACGAGAATCTGGTAGACAGATTAAgaag CCAACGAGGCAAGGGGAAGACGGCTTAGTGCCATTCCACCAGGCCAACATGCCCCTGATTGGGGCAATGGCCCAACAG CCTCAACATACAGGTGGTAAATCCAAGGAAAAGCTTTCAGAAGCACTAAAGTCTTGCAATgagattttaaaagaattattttctaagaaGCATTcg GGTTACGCATGGCCTTTCTATAAGCCAGTTGATGCAGAACTATTAGGTCTGCATGACTATCAtgacattattaaaaaacCAATGGATCTTGGTACTGTAAAG AATAAAATGGACAGCCGCGAATATAAAACGGCCCAAGAATTTGCTAGTGATGTGAGGCTTATATTTAccaattgttataaatataatcctcCTGATCATGATGTCGTCGCAATGGCTAGGAAACTTCAGGATGTATTTGAAATGAG gtATGCAAAAATTCCTGATGAACCTATGGGAGGTATGTCAGGAATGAAGGGTAGCAGTAGTAGTGCAAGCAGTTCTGGTACCGAAAGTTCTTCCGACAGCGACGATTCTGAAGAAGAACGTACACAAAAATTAGTTGCTCTTCAACAAGAG CTTAAAGCAATGCAAGAACAAATGAGAAAATTAGTAGAAGAAAGTGGTAAAAAGAAgagcaagaagaagaagccgGATAAACCAAAATCAAAGCCAATGAGCAATAAAAGTAGTAGCCTCGTTGGTAGTCATACTGGTGCCATGAAAGAACTTATGAAACCAAGTGGTGGAATTCCCAGTGTGTCTGATAGTGTTGGTACTAGTATAGCTAGTGTTGCAATGGGCGCAAGTGATCTAAAAATACCTGGTGGTATGGGTGGTGATCTCCATCATCCAGCAATAGCAGTAGGACCAAATAAAACACATACAACAGGAAGTTTAGGTCATCATTTGCCAACAGCGACGAATGCTAAATCAAAAGGTAAAGGAAGAGGTCCTGGAAAAGCTACTGCAGCGAATACTGCGAACAAAAGGCCGAAAGCGAATAGTAGATCAAGtgggaataaaaagaaatcgatcaaTCAACCACCACCAATAACATTTGATTCTGAGGATGAAGATAATGCAAAACCGATGTCTTATGACGAAAAGAGACAACTTAGCTTGGATATCAACAAACTGCCTG gaGATAAACTAGGTAGAGTTGTACACATAATACAGTCTCGGGAGCCTTCGTTGAGGGATTCAAATCCAGATGAGATTGAAATCGATTTTGAAACTCTAAAGCCTTCCACATTAAGAGAGTTGGAAAGCTATGTCGCATCATGCCTCAGGAAAAAACCAC ATAAAAAAGTTAGTGGAAAATCTAAAGATGAGCAAATAGcagagaaaaaacaagaattagAAAAGAGGTTGCAGGATGTAACAGGTCAATTGGGGAATGTGAAGAAAACTGCTAAGAAag aaGACAGTAGTAAGTCAGTCGACGTAGTTGGTACTGGAGGAGCCAGTGGGCCTTCACGATTATCCGCTTcaagtagtagtagcagtgaCAGTGATTCGAGCAGTAGTTCACTTTCGTCGAGCACCAGTGATTCGAGCGACAGTGAAGCAG GAAACTCCTCCAGTCGTCCACctagaaagaagatgaagaagaatgCTCAAAGTGCACCACCTCCAACAACATCGACAACTGTTGCTCCG GCACTCAATCATACTGGAGGTCTATTAATGAATAGTCAGCCAACAGCAAATTCTACGGGACCAATAGTAAAGGCAGCATCGGTAACTCAATCTAGCAATATTCCTGCCGATCAAG gTGGCAACAGTCAGCAACCTGTAGCCGTAGCTGCTGTTACAGCAAGTCAAGGGATGCCTGTGGCAAGTCATGCATCTATGCCCGCGCAACCTCCACGACCAACAGCACTGGCAACAGCTGCACCAGTTAAAAAGCCAACGCCGCCACCTCCGACTACTTCTAATCCTCCGACTCCGTCAGTATCCGtaccaacaccaccaccaaGTGTTACTCCAACAAATACGAACTCTGTGGTGGCATCACCGGTTGTGCCTCAGGCGCCACAGCCTCCAACGTCTGTTAATTCTTATCCAAATGCTAATACGCCTGTTCCAACGGATGGAACAACATTAAATCAACAAGCGGACCTTTTGCAGCCATATAGTACTCTAG CTTCTGTACCTACGACACAAACATCATTGGATCAAGGTCTttctataaagaaagaatcacATATATCAATGATACCAACTCTTCATACAAGTAATAATACCAATTTAAATTTACTGCCAGATGTTAAAAATCCAGTTAATATGATGCCTACGAATATGGCATCGAATCTAAATCtgggaaatataaatatggcTAATTTGAACATGAATTTACAACAAGGATTGGCGACACATATGTCAATGCATAATCAATTGGAGAATATGATAAATACAACATCACCATTGACCAACATACAAAATACGCATAATGTTACGATGTCGCAACATTCTAATGGCTTTCCAAGTATAAAGCGTGAAACTTCCCCACCAAATATGTTGAATAACAATGGCATTCCAGGAGTTAATGTAGGAATGAATATGGGAGGAATGGGATCGATTTTTGATCCTGTTCCTATAGTTTCCATGCCAATGCAAATTTCACAAATAcctataaagaaagaagaaaaacagccTCTTCCTATTTCGCAGCCACAAATTGCACAAAAGGCAATGGAtg CAGGAGCTCTTTTTGCAGAAATGAATGCGTTAGGTTTACCACCTATGGGCAATCATTCGAGTTCTCAGCTCATGCCCGAAAAGAAGATGACGCCACCCGATTCAAAAAATCCTGCTTCAAACTTTGCGTCAGCTTTTAAGAACAAG ACCGTTGAACAAAATGTAAAGAATGCATCTTCTTGGTCTTCGTTGGCTCAAGCATCGAGTCCTCAATCTACTGCAGGAAGTAGTATGAAAAGTGCTGCCAGAGATTCTTTCCAAGCGTTCAAAAAACAAGCCAAAGAAAAGCAAGATAGG cAAAGGGCACTATTGGAACAACAGGAAATGCGCAGGCAGCAAAAGGAACAGGCTGAGAGAGAACGATTGCgacaagaaaatgaaaagagaagagaacgagaggaggaggatgccttggagaaagtaagaaaaaatgttGGTGATCAACAAGGTAACGCGATGACTGCCACGACGAGAGCGGAAGAAGTGAAAGCCATTGTTGACACGGATAGCAGTAGTCCAAGTCATTCGTCTAATCAGGATAAAGCTGCTGCCGAAAGAGAACGGCAAAGGCTACGGGAACAAGAACGGAGACGGCGCGAAGCG aTGGCTGGCGCGATTGACATGAACATGCAAAGTGATTTGATGGCTGCATTTGAGGAATCATTATAA